TACCGTTGCGAATCCGTCCGGCCCCTGCCCCGGCGCCCGAAAACGGCGCACCGTCTCCGGTAGAATGCCGCCCAGCCCCCGGCTGGCCGGCCCTTCGGCCGGAAGTTCATGGAGACGATACGCATGGAATGCACGATCAAGTGGATGGACGGCATGACCTTCATCGCCGAGACGGGAACTGGGCACCTCGTGACGATGGACGGCGCGCCCGAAGCCGGTGGCCGCAACCTCGCGCCGCGGCCGATGGAGCTGATGCTCGCCGGCGCGGGGGGCTGCACCGCGTACGACGTCGTGCTGATCCTGAAGCGGGGACGGCACGACATCCGCGGATGCCAGGTCCGCCTGGAAGCGGAGCGGGCGGAGACCGACCCCAAGGTGTTCACCCGCATCCGTTTCATCTACACTGTGACGGGCAGGAACCTGAAGCGCGAGACGGTGGAGCGGGCGATCCACCTGTCGGCGGAAAAGTACTGCTCGGCGTCGATCATGCTCGCCAGGACGGCCGAGATCACGCACGAATGCGAGATCGTCGACGTCGAGTAGATGGGCTTTCGGCGGACCGGCCGAGCCGCGCGCACGGACCGCAGCGGGCGTGGTCCGCCCTTCGCCTCAGACCCAGTAGGTCGTGCGCGTCATGACGCGCGAGGCGAGCTTCATGATTCCCTTCACCGGCGCAGGCAGTGCGTGCGCCCCCAGCCGTATCGCCGTCTCGGCATGCTCGACCTCGTCGGCCTTCATCTGTTCGACGATCGCGCGCGACTTGCGGTCTTCCTGCGGCAGGCTGTCCAGGTGGCTCTTGAGATGGGACTCGACCTGGCGCTCGGTTTCGGCCAGGAAACCGAGATTCCAGCGATCGCCGAAACGGCCTGCGGCGATGCCGATCGCCAGCGCACCTCCGTACCACAAGGGGTTGAGCAGGCTCTTGCGGCCGCCGAGTTCGGCGATGCGCCGCTCGGTCCAGGCGAGATGTTCGGTCTCTTCGTTCGATGCCTGCTGCAGCGCCTCGCGGATCGCCGGGTTGCGCGACATCATGGCCTGCCCCTGGTACAGCGCCTGCGCGCAGATCTCGCCGACGTGATTGACGCGCATCAGCGCCGCGGCATGG
This DNA window, taken from Thauera sp. K11, encodes the following:
- the coq7 gene encoding 2-polyprenyl-3-methyl-6-methoxy-1,4-benzoquinone monooxygenase, translating into MIDQLILEFDKALRTVFAPARTVRPVPGDDLPDAPLEDAERRHAAALMRVNHVGEICAQALYQGQAMMSRNPAIREALQQASNEETEHLAWTERRIAELGGRKSLLNPLWYGGALAIGIAAGRFGDRWNLGFLAETERQVESHLKSHLDSLPQEDRKSRAIVEQMKADEVEHAETAIRLGAHALPAPVKGIMKLASRVMTRTTYWV
- a CDS encoding OsmC family protein, with the translated sequence MECTIKWMDGMTFIAETGTGHLVTMDGAPEAGGRNLAPRPMELMLAGAGGCTAYDVVLILKRGRHDIRGCQVRLEAERAETDPKVFTRIRFIYTVTGRNLKRETVERAIHLSAEKYCSASIMLARTAEITHECEIVDVE